The proteins below come from a single Gordonia pseudamarae genomic window:
- a CDS encoding TPM domain-containing protein, with amino-acid sequence MRSPVLRVTAVGLTTLAFLVSVFATLAVVLAGPAHAEPPSRLPNQVYDPADVLDTAQAQQLQDAVDKLQEDHDITLWVAYVNTFDDLTAEQWAHQTITSSDLGFRDVLLAVATESRSYYFDSPEAIDDITRDDLKSIATDDIVPALRKNEWMNAGLGAVDGLAGTDESSGVGLIVGVVGGVAVLGGGGALLYSRRQRRKRIDDVLDTVREQELTGDQLVSQPLDVLDPWSREVLTDTDNAIRTSEEELRLAVGEFGTVETEPFTRALDAAKKGLAASFALRQRLDDNIPETPDQRRSMLVQIITTCTDVDNDLDEQVEQFDTMRNLLINADSRLSELTRELVGLRTRLQSSCTTLENLTGKYGAATLVSITHNPELAEQQISFAESSTDQGREALGLPVGEQGQAVAAIRSAEGAITQAATLLDAIDRAEENLRVARVRMPALIEEVRGELAEADGLTVDGGPDLAAATSIARDALGRAETDFATDPLGTFTALVDADADLDDALATARSAAGERTRRTELLNSSLASATAKVDAAADFIGTRRGAVQSTARTRLAESQRLLAVANADAGGDPVTAIDTARRAGTLADEALMAAQGDVVQWESSQAPRQSSGGSAAGAVLAGVLVDSFLRGSMRGGGFSGGFGGGGFSSGGRSPGSFGGSQSSGRIGVGGRF; translated from the coding sequence ATGCGTTCTCCCGTTCTCCGCGTGACCGCTGTGGGGCTGACCACACTCGCGTTCCTGGTTTCCGTCTTCGCGACGCTCGCCGTCGTGCTCGCCGGACCCGCGCACGCCGAACCGCCGTCACGGCTGCCCAACCAGGTGTACGACCCGGCGGACGTACTCGACACCGCGCAGGCGCAGCAGTTGCAGGACGCGGTCGACAAGCTGCAGGAGGATCACGACATCACCCTGTGGGTGGCCTACGTCAACACCTTCGACGACCTGACCGCCGAGCAGTGGGCGCACCAGACCATCACCAGCAGCGACCTGGGGTTCCGGGATGTGCTGCTGGCCGTGGCCACCGAGTCGCGTTCGTACTATTTCGATTCGCCGGAGGCCATCGACGACATCACCCGCGACGACCTTAAATCCATCGCCACCGACGACATCGTGCCCGCCCTGCGCAAGAACGAGTGGATGAACGCGGGCCTGGGCGCGGTCGACGGGCTCGCCGGAACGGACGAGAGTTCGGGCGTCGGCCTGATCGTCGGGGTGGTCGGCGGGGTCGCCGTCCTCGGCGGCGGCGGTGCGCTGTTGTATTCGCGCAGGCAGCGACGCAAGCGCATCGACGACGTACTCGACACGGTCCGCGAACAGGAACTGACCGGCGACCAGCTGGTGTCTCAGCCGCTCGACGTGCTCGACCCGTGGTCTCGTGAGGTGCTCACCGACACCGACAACGCGATCCGCACCAGCGAGGAGGAACTGCGGCTGGCGGTCGGCGAGTTCGGGACCGTCGAAACCGAGCCGTTCACCCGTGCGCTCGACGCGGCCAAGAAGGGCCTGGCGGCGTCGTTCGCGTTGCGTCAGCGTCTGGACGACAACATCCCCGAAACCCCCGACCAGCGCCGGTCGATGCTGGTGCAGATCATCACCACCTGCACCGACGTCGACAACGATCTCGACGAACAGGTCGAACAGTTCGACACGATGCGCAACCTGCTCATCAACGCCGACAGCCGCCTGTCCGAGCTGACCCGTGAGCTGGTCGGACTACGGACCCGCCTGCAGAGCTCGTGCACCACGCTCGAGAACCTGACCGGCAAGTACGGCGCGGCCACACTCGTCTCGATCACTCACAACCCGGAGCTGGCCGAGCAGCAGATCTCATTCGCCGAATCGAGCACCGACCAGGGCCGAGAGGCACTCGGGCTGCCGGTCGGCGAGCAGGGTCAGGCGGTCGCCGCGATCCGATCGGCCGAGGGCGCCATCACACAGGCGGCGACACTGCTCGACGCCATCGACCGGGCCGAGGAGAACCTGCGGGTCGCACGTGTGCGGATGCCGGCGCTGATCGAGGAGGTACGCGGTGAACTCGCCGAGGCCGACGGGCTGACCGTCGACGGCGGCCCCGACCTGGCCGCCGCGACGTCGATCGCGCGCGATGCCCTCGGCCGCGCCGAGACCGACTTCGCCACCGACCCGCTGGGCACGTTCACCGCGCTCGTCGACGCCGACGCCGACCTTGACGACGCACTGGCCACCGCCCGTTCGGCGGCCGGTGAACGTACCCGCCGCACCGAGCTGCTCAACTCCTCACTCGCATCGGCGACGGCGAAGGTGGACGCGGCGGCCGACTTCATCGGTACCCGGCGCGGCGCGGTGCAATCGACGGCGCGCACCCGGCTGGCCGAATCGCAGCGCCTGCTGGCCGTCGCGAACGCCGACGCCGGAGGGGACCCGGTGACCGCCATCGACACCGCCCGCCGGGCGGGCACGCTCGCCGACGAGGCGTTGATGGCCGCCCAGGGCGATGTGGTGCAGTGGGAGTCCAGCCAGGCACCCCGCCAGTCGTCGGGCGGTTCGGCCGCCGGTGCGGTCCTCGCCGGGGTGCTCGTCGACAGCTTCCTGCGCGGGTCGATGCGCGGGGGCGGTTTCAGCGGGGGTTTCGGGGGTGGCGGATTCAGCAGCGGCGGACGCAGCCCCGGATCCTTCGGCGGATCGCAGAGCTCGGGGCGTATCGGAGTCGGCGGCAGATTCTGA
- a CDS encoding MalY/PatB family protein → MPPTRIPTTPTLDELRRRTSEKWRTYPDDVLPLFVAEMDFTIADVVADAIIGQVRTSDIGYAGSVGRVGEVFAGFAERRWGWRPDPAGVRLTTDVSVVIVEALRVLIEPGDTVIINPPVYPPFFDMIPEAGGRVVEVPLISDDAGYRLDVDGIGQAFADGARALLLCSPHNPVGRVHTADELARIAESAAEHGAFVVSDEIHAPLVHRPGDFVPFLAVGDAAREVGVAAHSASKGFNIAGAKCALTVSAGERVGALLDRQPEEVGFRTSILGRAATEAAFEHGDAWLDAVLALIGDNLTLLEEHLALGIPSVTMRRPAASYLAWLDFRATDLGDDPGLPILEQGRVGLHHGPAFGTQGAGFARLNTACSPEVLTEAVDRIARVVLG, encoded by the coding sequence GTGCCGCCCACGCGAATCCCGACCACCCCCACCCTGGACGAACTCCGCCGCCGTACCAGCGAGAAGTGGCGCACTTACCCCGACGACGTGTTGCCGCTGTTCGTCGCCGAGATGGACTTCACCATCGCCGATGTGGTCGCCGACGCCATCATCGGGCAGGTGCGGACCTCCGATATCGGGTACGCGGGCAGTGTCGGCCGGGTCGGTGAGGTGTTCGCCGGTTTCGCGGAGCGCCGCTGGGGCTGGCGGCCCGATCCGGCCGGGGTGCGGCTGACCACCGATGTCAGCGTCGTCATCGTGGAGGCGTTGCGCGTGCTGATCGAGCCGGGCGACACGGTGATCATCAACCCACCCGTCTATCCGCCGTTCTTCGACATGATTCCCGAAGCCGGCGGCCGGGTCGTGGAGGTGCCGCTGATCAGTGACGATGCCGGCTATCGCCTCGATGTCGACGGCATCGGGCAGGCGTTTGCCGACGGCGCGCGGGCCCTGTTGTTGTGCAGCCCGCACAATCCGGTCGGACGGGTGCACACCGCCGACGAACTGGCCCGTATCGCCGAGTCGGCCGCCGAACACGGGGCGTTCGTGGTCAGTGACGAGATCCACGCGCCGCTGGTGCACCGGCCCGGGGACTTCGTGCCGTTCCTGGCGGTGGGCGATGCCGCCCGCGAGGTCGGGGTGGCCGCGCATTCGGCGAGCAAGGGGTTCAACATCGCGGGCGCCAAGTGCGCGCTCACCGTGTCGGCGGGGGAGAGGGTGGGCGCGCTGCTCGACCGGCAGCCCGAGGAGGTGGGTTTCCGCACGAGCATCCTCGGCCGGGCCGCCACCGAGGCCGCCTTCGAACACGGCGATGCCTGGCTCGATGCGGTACTCGCCCTCATCGGTGACAACCTGACTCTCCTGGAGGAGCACCTGGCGCTGGGGATCCCTTCGGTCACGATGCGTCGGCCCGCGGCCTCTTACCTGGCCTGGCTCGATTTCCGTGCGACCGACCTCGGCGACGATCCCGGCCTGCCGATCCTCGAACAAGGTCGCGTCGGGCTGCACCACGGGCCGGCGTTCGGCACGCAGGGCGCGGGTTTCGCGCGCCTCAACACCGCTTGTTCCCCGGAGGTCCTCACCGAGGCCGTCGACCGGATCGCCCGGGTGGTGCTCGGCTGA
- a CDS encoding LLM class F420-dependent oxidoreductase → MTLESRGFPVRIGVQLQPQHAPDYALIRDAVRRAEDLGADIAFNWDHFYPLYGDGDGAHFECWTMLGAWAEQTSRIEIGALVTCNSYRNPELLADMARTVDHISGGRLILGIGSGWFRKDYDEYGYEFGTAGSRLNDLGDALPRIDARLTKLNPAPTRDIPILIGGGGEKKTLRHVAGHADLWHSFADKDTYPRKAEILAGHCTDVGRDPATIEHSAAIKHGASPDEAVRQAEELAELGLSVITIGVGGPDYDLTALDALCRWRG, encoded by the coding sequence ATGACACTTGAGTCACGTGGGTTTCCTGTCCGCATCGGTGTGCAACTGCAGCCGCAGCACGCGCCCGACTACGCGCTGATCCGGGATGCGGTGCGCCGCGCCGAGGACCTCGGCGCCGACATCGCGTTCAACTGGGATCACTTCTATCCGCTGTACGGCGACGGCGACGGCGCGCACTTCGAGTGTTGGACGATGCTCGGGGCGTGGGCGGAACAGACCTCGCGGATCGAGATCGGCGCGCTGGTCACCTGCAACTCGTACCGCAATCCCGAACTGTTGGCCGACATGGCCCGCACCGTCGACCACATCAGCGGCGGACGGCTCATCCTCGGTATCGGGTCGGGCTGGTTCCGCAAGGACTACGACGAATACGGCTACGAGTTCGGCACCGCAGGATCGCGCCTGAACGATCTCGGCGACGCGCTGCCCCGGATCGACGCGCGGCTGACGAAACTGAACCCGGCACCCACCCGCGACATCCCGATCCTCATCGGTGGCGGCGGCGAGAAGAAGACCCTGCGGCATGTGGCCGGACACGCCGACCTGTGGCACAGCTTCGCCGACAAGGACACCTACCCACGCAAGGCCGAGATCCTGGCCGGACACTGCACCGACGTCGGCCGCGACCCGGCCACCATCGAACACTCGGCGGCCATCAAACACGGCGCGTCCCCCGACGAGGCCGTACGCCAGGCCGAGGAGCTGGCCGAGCTCGGATTGTCGGTGATCACGATCGGCGTCGGCGGTCCGGACTACGATCTCACCGCCCTCGACGCGCTGTGTCGTTGGCGGGGCTGA